In Panicum virgatum strain AP13 chromosome 4N, P.virgatum_v5, whole genome shotgun sequence, a single window of DNA contains:
- the LOC120669634 gene encoding uncharacterized protein LOC120669634, with protein sequence MPPSSTAATQPSLEPTREWSTYAALSTMPDSGLAMRSSSGRTAPASTARPAAECVERGGGVLPPVRAAGLEEQAQVGAGGRQCSRGLLVVLSRTGGWRGRGLTGVGPEAPRDGGELAASSRMDERAAVGGAVAASSRANGRPWATRSRADGGAVAGGAVAYARGAVADARELRAKAGAVADARGGWPPAPWGGAVASERAHAGPQVKGGGGRSYERIRPPRSPSGGAN encoded by the coding sequence ATGCCGccctcctcgacggcggcgacgcagcCCTCGCTGGAGCCCACGAGGGAGTGGAGCACGTACGCGGCCTTGTCCACCATGCCGGACTCCGGGTTGGCCATGAGGTCGAGCAGCGGCCGCACGGCGCCGGCCTCGACGGCGCGCCCCGCCGCAGAGTGCGTAgagcgcggtggcggcgtccttcctcccgtgcgcgccgccggcctcgaggAGCAGGCGCAGGTGGGCGCAGGCGGACGACAGTGCAGTCGCGGCCTCCTTGTGGTACTGTCGCGGACTGGCGGGTGGAGGGGTCGCGGACTCACGGGAGTAGGGCCGGAGGCtccgcgcgacggcggcgagctcgcggcCTCCTCACGGATGGACGAGCGGGCGGCCGTGGGCGGTGCAGTCGCAGCCTCCTCGCGGGCGAACGGACGGCCGTGGGCGACGCGGTcgcgggcggacggcggcgcggtcgcgggcggcgccgtcgcGTACGCGCGCGGCGCCGTCGCGGACGCGCGCGAGCTCCGCGCGAAGGCCGGCGCCGTGGCAGACGCGCGCGGaggctggccgccggcgccgtggggCGGCGCAGTCGCCAGCGAACGCGCGCATGCTGGCCCCCAggtcaagggcggcggcggccgttcctACGAAAGGATAAGGCCTCCAAGGAGTCCCAGCGGAGGAGCTAACTGA
- the LOC120670034 gene encoding protein NOI4-like isoform X1: MLNLAELGEESGRPLPKFGEWDVNDPASADGFTVIFNKARDEKKGGNGQETDSPSKDTRTERVESYAAKPNSKKWFCCVTASPTQS, from the exons GAGGAATCAGGTCGCCCCTTGCCTAAGTTCGGTGAATGGGACGTGAACGACCCAGCTTCCGCTGATGGATTCACAGTGATATTCAACAAAGCCAGAGATGAGAAGAAGGGTGGCAATGGACAGGAGACTGATTCTCCTTCCAAGGACACCAGGACCGAGAGGGTGGAATCTTACGCTGCCAAGCCGAACTCG AAGAAATGGTTTTGCTGTGTGACAGCCAGCCCCACACAATCCTGA
- the LOC120670034 gene encoding protein NOI4-like isoform X2, whose product MAEESGRPLPKFGEWDVNDPASADGFTVIFNKARDEKKGGNGQETDSPSKDTRTERVESYAAKPNSKKWFCCVTASPTQS is encoded by the exons GAGGAATCAGGTCGCCCCTTGCCTAAGTTCGGTGAATGGGACGTGAACGACCCAGCTTCCGCTGATGGATTCACAGTGATATTCAACAAAGCCAGAGATGAGAAGAAGGGTGGCAATGGACAGGAGACTGATTCTCCTTCCAAGGACACCAGGACCGAGAGGGTGGAATCTTACGCTGCCAAGCCGAACTCG AAGAAATGGTTTTGCTGTGTGACAGCCAGCCCCACACAATCCTGA